Below is a genomic region from Chloroflexota bacterium.
GACGGATGACACGGCGCCGCTGCGCTACCGAGTCTCCAACCCGCTCGGCGTGAACACGTTCCTGGAGCAGGAGGCCGACCCCGAAAAACGCCGGCGAACCCTGGAGATGGCGCGCGACGCGGGCTTCCACTGGGTTCGCCAGCAGTTCCCGTGGGCCGACCTCGAGCCCGACGAAAAGGGGCGGTTCGTGGGGCAGTTCGGCGAGGACAGCTGGGCGAAGTACGACGAGATCGTCGCGCTGGCCAACGAGCTTGGGCTCGAGCTGATCGTACGCCTCGACACGACGCCGAAGTGGGCGCGGCCGGGAAACGCCCACGTGGCGACTCCACCCGACAACCTCGACGACTATGGCGACTACGTGGCCGCGGTCGTTGGACGGTATCGCGGCCGCGTCCGGTACTACCAGCTCTGGAATGAGCCGAACCTGTCAGTCGAATGGGGTATGCGGCCGGTCGACCCGGTGGCGGCGACCGCGCTGTTGCGCGTCGGCTACACGCGGGCGAAGGAGGCCGACCCGAACGCCGTGATCCTGGCGCCCGCCCTGGCGCCCACCATCGCGGACGACGCCTCCGCCGAGAACGACCTGCTCTTCCTCCAGCGCATGTACGACGCCGGCGCGGGCCCCTACTTCGACATCGGGTCCGTTCAGGCGTACGGGCTGCGCAATGGGCCCGACGACCACCGACTGCGCCC
It encodes:
- a CDS encoding cellulase family glycosylhydrolase; its protein translation is MARDDRRGQHRRARRRRFCSILPRIRARPVLVCLGLLLLCASGAVLGIRYLRSVEGNDARNWIIAITSSLMDRAPHATDDTAPLRYRVSNPLGVNTFLEQEADPEKRRRTLEMARDAGFHWVRQQFPWADLEPDEKGRFVGQFGEDSWAKYDEIVALANELGLELIVRLDTTPKWARPGNAHVATPPDNLDDYGDYVAAVVGRYRGRVRYYQLWNEPNLSVEWGMRPVDPVAATALLRVGYTRAKEADPNAVILAPALAPTIADDASAENDLLFLQRMYDAGAGPYFDIGSVQAYGLRNGPDDHRLRPGDVNFSRPILTRELMVRNGDATKPIWASEVGWNAPDGDVPGPYVWGQTTPDQQARYTVRAFERAREQWPWMGVMNVWYLKRADASDLHTLLGGFRLLDPEFTPRPAYLAMQQYAKAMGYLRG